A portion of the Edaphobacter lichenicola genome contains these proteins:
- a CDS encoding DoxX family protein — protein sequence MLVKAYYLLFGLFASSWVFCLIIEGAKLTATLQTREFFAALGWGQWFRYFTGFLDVTGSVLLFVPRQTAWGALMLTCSVGAASLVCLFILRQYGAAAPLLFTALALTLAWLTRPRPKAKVEGLAA from the coding sequence ATGCTGGTAAAGGCCTATTATTTGTTGTTTGGGCTCTTCGCATCATCCTGGGTGTTCTGTTTGATCATTGAAGGAGCTAAACTCACAGCAACTCTGCAAACCCGAGAGTTTTTTGCGGCACTTGGATGGGGGCAGTGGTTCCGCTACTTCACGGGCTTTCTTGACGTCACAGGATCGGTTTTACTGTTTGTGCCGCGGCAGACTGCCTGGGGCGCGCTCATGCTGACCTGCAGTGTAGGAGCCGCGAGCCTCGTTTGTCTCTTCATTCTGCGTCAATACGGTGCGGCCGCGCCGCTATTATTTACAGCGCTTGCCTTGACCCTAGCATGGCTCACGCGTCCAAGACCCAAGGCTAAGGTTGAGGGTTTGGCCGCATAG
- a CDS encoding dihydrofolate reductase family protein, protein MRKLRIIEHISLDGVIQQSVDPNFPYGDWKAWYRTPAGAEEVLAAQGETFDLLLGRHTYDIWSRSWPNAPQSALGDRLNAATKHVVTHHPESLQWGPHEAIGSDFVGNIQRIKSQDGPPLILWGSSSLTSALLEHELAEEVFLIVYPALLGTGKRLFAEGTPPRSFELVSTKSIPSGVIFSLYNLAGPLKTE, encoded by the coding sequence ATGAGAAAACTCAGAATCATCGAACACATCTCGCTGGATGGCGTAATCCAGCAATCTGTCGACCCCAATTTTCCGTATGGTGATTGGAAAGCGTGGTATCGAACACCGGCAGGCGCAGAAGAAGTTCTCGCTGCGCAGGGCGAGACATTCGATCTGCTGCTTGGCCGACACACCTACGATATCTGGTCTCGCTCGTGGCCAAATGCGCCGCAAAGTGCCTTGGGAGACCGCTTAAATGCGGCAACGAAACATGTTGTAACTCACCATCCGGAGAGCCTCCAATGGGGCCCTCACGAAGCGATCGGGTCAGATTTTGTTGGAAACATTCAGCGGATCAAGTCACAAGACGGGCCGCCGCTCATTCTTTGGGGTAGCTCTTCCCTAACGTCAGCACTGCTCGAACACGAGCTTGCGGAAGAAGTGTTTCTGATTGTCTATCCGGCACTCCTGGGCACCGGAAAGCGCCTCTTTGCGGAAGGAACTCCCCCGCGGTCTTTCGAACTTGTCTCAACGAAGTCAATACCTTCCGGCGTCATCTTCAGCCTCTACAACCTCGCCGGACCTTTGAAGACCGAGTAG
- a CDS encoding alpha/beta fold hydrolase translates to MSDITFYNVWRTETAAKRASLLDQMKKEAPALASKAGFVAMTVLECVEDGRILVETGWQSKEAFEAAVTNDPEAQKSRGYLAEFGVPEPGLFTEVFRVPTTNAHRTSKEGRSLGGDLPPGVEENVAEVHGQKIHYLRAGAGPALVLVHGYPESSLTWRKVMPELAKRFTVIAPDTRGTGQSSVAEAFSIEDVADDVYELVKALGFTKVRLVGQDFGVQVVSAYAAKHRDEVSALVVMESPLIGFGLEDLFASFWHFGFLASPFAELLIAGKEKEFFNAFAFGDFVFQKEAFPQVDIDRYIADQSRPGRLEAGFAYYRALPACKDFFSKEVAPPWNFPVLAIDGDHSMKGLTAKSFERVAPKLQSASAPNCGHFVQEEQPEFLAKTLLDFLPAES, encoded by the coding sequence ATGAGCGATATTACCTTTTACAACGTATGGCGGACCGAAACTGCTGCAAAGCGCGCCTCATTGCTTGACCAAATGAAGAAGGAAGCGCCTGCGCTCGCGTCCAAGGCAGGTTTTGTCGCCATGACTGTGCTGGAGTGCGTTGAAGATGGCCGCATTCTCGTGGAGACCGGTTGGCAGTCAAAAGAAGCGTTTGAGGCAGCCGTAACCAATGATCCGGAAGCGCAAAAATCGCGTGGGTATCTTGCGGAGTTCGGTGTCCCCGAGCCAGGTCTGTTCACAGAGGTCTTTCGGGTTCCAACGACCAACGCCCACCGCACCTCAAAAGAGGGGCGTTCTTTGGGGGGCGATTTGCCGCCCGGTGTCGAAGAGAATGTGGCTGAGGTCCACGGGCAGAAAATCCACTATCTGAGGGCCGGTGCGGGCCCCGCACTGGTGCTCGTGCATGGATATCCTGAGTCCTCGTTGACCTGGCGCAAGGTCATGCCAGAGCTCGCCAAAAGGTTTACCGTGATCGCACCCGATACCAGAGGGACCGGGCAGTCTTCAGTGGCTGAGGCGTTCTCAATAGAAGATGTGGCGGATGATGTCTACGAACTCGTGAAGGCACTCGGCTTTACGAAAGTCCGTCTCGTAGGACAAGACTTTGGGGTTCAGGTGGTGAGCGCTTATGCTGCAAAGCACCGGGATGAAGTGTCGGCGCTCGTGGTCATGGAGTCACCTTTGATCGGGTTCGGCCTGGAAGACCTGTTTGCAAGTTTCTGGCACTTTGGCTTTCTGGCATCGCCCTTTGCGGAGTTGCTGATTGCCGGCAAGGAAAAGGAGTTTTTCAATGCGTTCGCCTTTGGAGACTTCGTCTTTCAAAAAGAGGCTTTCCCTCAAGTTGACATCGACCGTTACATCGCTGACCAATCTCGCCCCGGACGCCTGGAGGCAGGGTTTGCGTACTACCGCGCTCTGCCTGCGTGCAAAGACTTCTTTAGTAAGGAGGTTGCGCCACCATGGAACTTTCCAGTGCTCGCGATTGATGGAGACCACTCCATGAAGGGACTTACGGCGAAGTCGTTTGAACGAGTAGCGCCTAAGCTCCAGTCGGCTTCTGCGCCCAACTGCGGTCACTTCGTGCAAGAGGAGCAGCCGGAGTTTCTTGCAAAGACGCTCCTGGACTTCCTCCCCGCGGAGTCGTGA
- a CDS encoding VOC family protein → MLSLTPFLLFDGICEEAMQFYQFCFGGDLTLTRLGNTPMKAQFSPEQHHKITYAHLQSGNVEFSATDWLHPIHQRQLGNTTAMYVTGDSLDELSPIFEKLREGADQEFLVELREMTFGFYGRFTDRYGVEWYFRGGRKS, encoded by the coding sequence ATGCTCAGTCTGACCCCTTTCCTCCTGTTTGACGGTATCTGCGAAGAGGCGATGCAGTTCTATCAGTTTTGCTTCGGCGGCGATCTCACCCTGACGCGGCTCGGCAACACTCCTATGAAGGCTCAGTTCTCGCCGGAACAACATCACAAGATCACGTACGCTCATCTTCAAAGCGGGAATGTAGAGTTCTCAGCGACGGATTGGCTGCACCCGATTCATCAGCGACAACTCGGCAATACAACAGCGATGTATGTCACTGGTGACAGCTTGGACGAGCTTTCACCCATCTTTGAGAAACTGCGTGAAGGAGCCGATCAGGAGTTCCTCGTTGAGCTGCGAGAGATGACGTTTGGGTTCTACGGGCGTTTTACGGACCGCTATGGCGTGGAGTGGTACTTCCGCGGTGGTCGTAAGTCCTAA
- a CDS encoding alpha/beta hydrolase family protein: MDLNPKRSTVFVLGALMLGGLMTFPGAARAQTSDPNVSAHFAYDTSAALNLTEVSTRVQDGVIVRDITYTWSNGDIVPAYLIIPKAGGKFAGVVWGHWLMPGASNSNRDEFLQEAIALAPSGVVSLLVDSPQARPGFKPTPNSVLVAQQVVDLRRAVDLLLSRGDVDAKRIAYVGHSWDAGTGAILDALDKRLAAFVFMSGPQSMMEYVLTSDSPRMVPMRKTTDMAKVEQSMKVTSWSDPGSYADKLGPAPALFQYGLHDEEWVPLKDAKDYVAMASEPKTVKYYEADHALNAKATADRDAFLRKILAVTQ, encoded by the coding sequence ATGGACTTGAATCCCAAGCGGTCGACAGTATTTGTACTCGGAGCTCTCATGCTCGGCGGACTCATGACCTTTCCAGGTGCCGCTCGCGCCCAGACAAGTGACCCAAACGTCTCCGCTCATTTTGCGTATGACACGAGTGCCGCTCTCAATCTGACGGAGGTCTCAACTCGGGTACAGGATGGGGTGATAGTCCGAGACATCACCTACACCTGGTCAAATGGCGACATTGTTCCGGCTTACCTCATCATTCCAAAGGCGGGCGGGAAGTTTGCAGGCGTGGTCTGGGGCCATTGGCTCATGCCGGGCGCTAGCAACTCCAATCGAGATGAATTCTTACAAGAAGCCATTGCTCTGGCACCCTCAGGCGTCGTTTCACTTCTGGTTGACTCTCCTCAGGCTCGGCCTGGCTTTAAGCCGACACCCAATTCGGTTCTTGTTGCGCAGCAGGTGGTGGACCTGCGTCGAGCTGTGGACCTTCTCCTGTCGCGAGGCGATGTCGATGCGAAAAGGATTGCCTATGTCGGCCACAGCTGGGACGCTGGAACCGGGGCCATCCTCGATGCCTTGGACAAGCGGCTTGCGGCGTTCGTCTTTATGAGCGGACCGCAGTCCATGATGGAGTACGTCCTCACTTCCGACTCGCCCCGTATGGTGCCAATGCGCAAGACCACTGATATGGCAAAAGTGGAGCAGAGCATGAAGGTCACTAGTTGGTCTGACCCTGGCTCTTATGCAGACAAACTCGGTCCCGCACCAGCACTCTTCCAGTATGGTCTCCATGATGAAGAGTGGGTGCCATTGAAGGATGCGAAGGACTATGTTGCTATGGCTTCTGAGCCGAAAACTGTCAAGTATTACGAGGCCGATCACGCACTAAATGCGAAGGCAACTGCAGACCGCGATGCCTTCCTCAGAAAAATACTAGCGGTGACGCAATAA